A region from the Thermoplasmatales archaeon genome encodes:
- a CDS encoding NAD dependent epimerase/dehydratase, family: MAFKHILVTGAGGQVGGELISELSTKYGAGRIIATDIKPCTLPDGVDFVSLNVLDRTKIDSIMKDYGIDTVFHLAAILSADGEKNPSLAFSVNMQGTFNILESSYENSVERVMIPSTIGVFGPETPKENVPILTVIKPRTMYGITKYGAELLGNYYFEKYSLDVRGLRYPGLISYKTAPTAGTTDYAVDVFYHAVAGKPYKCFLKGDTRLPMMYMPDAIGAFLKLSETPRSKLRFSMDYNISAFTFDPETLFHVIREYIPDLQISYEPDFRQKIADSWPASLDSADAEKDWGFKLSYDLDHTVRDMIAHLRERLQKSGKL, encoded by the coding sequence ATGGCATTCAAGCACATTCTAGTAACTGGAGCAGGCGGACAGGTAGGAGGCGAACTTATCTCTGAACTTTCAACGAAATATGGGGCTGGACGTATTATTGCCACGGACATCAAGCCGTGCACTCTTCCAGATGGTGTTGATTTTGTCTCCCTTAATGTTTTAGACAGAACAAAGATCGACTCGATCATGAAGGATTACGGCATCGATACGGTATTTCATCTTGCAGCCATCCTCTCTGCCGATGGCGAAAAGAATCCCTCCCTGGCTTTCTCTGTGAACATGCAGGGAACATTCAACATCCTTGAAAGTTCATATGAAAATTCTGTTGAGAGGGTAATGATTCCGAGTACCATAGGTGTCTTCGGTCCCGAGACTCCAAAGGAGAATGTTCCCATTCTGACGGTCATAAAACCAAGGACCATGTACGGTATTACCAAGTACGGTGCAGAACTTCTCGGGAACTATTACTTTGAAAAATATTCCCTTGATGTAAGAGGGTTGAGATACCCTGGACTGATAAGTTACAAAACCGCTCCAACAGCTGGAACAACGGATTACGCCGTCGATGTATTTTACCATGCTGTAGCCGGGAAACCATACAAATGCTTCCTGAAAGGAGACACCAGGCTTCCGATGATGTACATGCCGGATGCGATCGGCGCTTTCCTGAAACTCTCCGAAACACCAAGGTCTAAGCTCAGGTTCTCCATGGACTACAATATTTCCGCTTTCACGTTTGACCCGGAGACCCTTTTCCATGTGATTAGAGAGTATATTCCAGACCTGCAGATCAGCTATGAACCTGACTTCAGGCAGAAAATAGCAGACTCGTGGCCAGCCAGCCTTGACAGTGCGGATGCGGAAAAAGATTGGGGATTCAAGCTGAGTTACGATCTAGATCATACAGTAAGGGATATGATAGCCCATCTAAGAGAACGCCTCCAAAAATCAGGCAAACTCTGA
- the cutA gene encoding Divalent-cation tolerance protein CutA → MASIILSTVSKMEDAERIAEILVTERLAACVNIIGPISSVYRWKDKIEKRTELTLLIKTSRERSKSAMYRLTEIHPYEVPEAISLDTSDGSSKYLKWIEDSTVVR, encoded by the coding sequence ATGGCTTCAATAATCCTGTCGACGGTCTCGAAGATGGAAGATGCAGAGAGGATAGCAGAAATATTGGTTACAGAACGACTGGCGGCATGTGTTAACATAATCGGCCCCATCAGCTCAGTCTACAGGTGGAAGGACAAGATCGAGAAAAGAACTGAATTAACACTATTGATAAAGACATCGAGGGAGAGGTCTAAGAGCGCGATGTACAGGCTTACGGAGATCCACCCTTACGAAGTTCCCGAAGCAATTTCACTGGATACATCCGATGGAAGCTCAAAATACCTCAAATGGATCGAGGACAGCACAGTAGTGCGGTAA
- a CDS encoding putative DNA-binding transcriptional regulator, with protein sequence MAFTGPFVQRDVGFPVYTFPEDLFECRVIDRPNRFIVNVSCGNLQLVCHLHDPGRLKELIFKGNRVLVRPTTGKMTKYSITAAWENSRWILTDTRIHSQIASLFLDSKSRREVAVGRKRIDFMHENHFIEVKGCTLVVGGIAKFPDAPTRRGREHLDLLADLVKTGHEATVLILVMRDDAICFVPNESTDPDFTHSFFNALNAGVKLKILKFALNQNSVVFMGEINLCSGTMQI encoded by the coding sequence ATGGCGTTTACCGGACCCTTCGTACAGCGTGACGTGGGATTTCCGGTATACACTTTCCCTGAGGACCTCTTTGAATGCAGGGTCATTGACAGGCCGAACCGGTTCATCGTAAACGTATCCTGCGGCAACCTGCAACTTGTATGTCATCTGCACGATCCCGGAAGGCTCAAGGAACTGATTTTTAAGGGGAACAGGGTGCTGGTAAGGCCAACAACCGGGAAGATGACTAAGTATTCTATTACTGCAGCATGGGAGAACTCGAGGTGGATACTCACAGATACTCGCATACATTCCCAGATAGCCTCACTTTTCCTGGACAGTAAATCCAGGAGGGAAGTCGCAGTTGGGAGGAAGAGGATTGACTTCATGCATGAGAATCATTTCATAGAAGTCAAGGGGTGTACCCTCGTTGTCGGAGGCATTGCAAAGTTTCCAGATGCGCCGACCAGGCGAGGCAGGGAGCATCTTGATCTACTCGCTGATCTCGTTAAAACCGGACATGAAGCTACTGTGCTGATTCTGGTGATGAGGGACGATGCAATATGTTTCGTGCCTAACGAAAGCACAGACCCGGATTTTACTCACTCTTTCTTCAACGCATTGAATGCTGGAGTGAAGCTTAAAATACTGAAATTTGCGTTGAATCAAAATTCAGTCGTGTTCATGGGCGAGATCAATCTTTGCTCGGGGACGATGCAAATTTAA
- a CDS encoding 2-amino-3-ketobutyrate coenzyme A ligase yields MNRMSWVADEISQLKASGRYVPIRVLQSAQGAWVKIDGVRKLNMCSNNYLGLANHPETVKSAMEALKNYGVGAGAVRSIAGTDDIHISLEKKIASFKHMEASVVFQGGLLANTGTIPVVVGKDDIVFSEELNHASIIDGVRLSSAKRVMYKHMDMEDLKKQLKEHRAEGKRALIITDGVFSMDGDIAPLPEIVDLADEFDAMSYVDDAHGEGVLGDHGRGIVDHFKLSDRIDVEMGTFSKALGAVGGFSAGSSELADLIKQRSRPFLFSSAMNPADAAAVLKSIEILERDDTLLKKLWSNAAYLKKGLGDLGFNTGTSKTPITPVIVGDEKKTLDLSRQLFENENVFASPIVFPTVAKGTARIRLMPSAVHSMDDLNIAIEAFKKIGTNLKIIG; encoded by the coding sequence ATGAATAGAATGAGTTGGGTAGCTGATGAGATTTCACAACTGAAAGCCAGCGGGAGATATGTCCCAATACGTGTTTTGCAGAGCGCACAGGGAGCCTGGGTAAAGATTGACGGCGTCAGGAAACTGAACATGTGCTCTAACAACTATCTTGGGCTGGCAAATCACCCGGAAACTGTTAAAAGCGCCATGGAAGCGCTCAAAAATTATGGAGTTGGTGCCGGAGCAGTCCGGTCTATAGCTGGAACTGATGATATTCACATCTCGCTGGAGAAGAAGATAGCTTCATTCAAGCATATGGAGGCGTCTGTGGTATTCCAGGGAGGGTTGCTGGCAAATACAGGCACTATCCCGGTAGTAGTGGGCAAGGACGATATAGTTTTCAGCGAGGAGCTGAACCATGCAAGCATTATTGACGGTGTAAGGTTGAGTTCTGCAAAGAGGGTTATGTACAAGCACATGGATATGGAAGACCTGAAAAAGCAGCTCAAGGAACACCGGGCAGAAGGTAAACGGGCGCTGATAATAACGGATGGTGTATTCAGCATGGATGGCGATATTGCACCACTCCCTGAGATTGTTGATCTTGCGGACGAGTTTGATGCCATGTCTTACGTCGATGATGCACACGGCGAAGGAGTTCTTGGAGATCATGGCAGAGGAATTGTGGATCATTTCAAGCTTTCAGACAGGATTGATGTTGAGATGGGAACCTTTTCCAAGGCCCTGGGAGCTGTTGGAGGTTTCTCCGCTGGATCGTCAGAGCTTGCAGACCTTATCAAGCAGAGATCCAGGCCATTCCTGTTCAGCAGCGCAATGAACCCGGCGGATGCCGCTGCGGTCCTGAAATCAATAGAGATTCTCGAGAGGGACGATACATTGCTTAAGAAACTCTGGAGCAATGCTGCATACCTGAAGAAGGGTCTGGGAGACCTTGGCTTCAATACGGGCACAAGCAAAACTCCAATAACTCCCGTAATTGTTGGAGACGAGAAGAAGACCCTCGATCTAAGCAGGCAGCTTTTTGAAAACGAGAACGTTTTCGCATCACCAATAGTATTTCCCACAGTGGCAAAGGGTACTGCAAGAATCAGACTGATGCCATCGGCAGTGCACAGCATGGATGACCTGAACATCGCTATTGAGGCCTTCAAAAAGATAGGGACGAACCTGAAGATCATCGGGTGA
- a CDS encoding magnesium-protoporphyrin IX monomethyl ester anaerobic oxidative cyclase: MPFKVVLLRPSNRTGSAYMTKWGFLPAPLGLLALAGELLRIPGCTVEIIDMEGDNLTLDQAVEKILKIQPSLVGITLHATAAHNNAGYIARKIKEALPETVLVAGGHHATFLPNEILRSGFDISVLGEGDETIYEIGLAVKNNTGFDDIDGIVFRRGGKFIRTKPRKLISDLDSLPMPPLELLDSKKYTFSVFGDTDKVMCLETSRGCPYACDFCSVTPTWGNKWRNKSNDRILAEMKMAKKFGYNWIFFTDDIFVVYPNIKQRDHLFNSIIEQKIDMKWIVQMRADVTSRNPELIEKGAKAGMQISFLGVESGSEEILKKMHKGEFTPQSVEAVKLLTRNGIITLIGMMVGAPYERFRDILSTVKFSRKLAEAGADAIQFSIYTPLPGTRVFDDALRNRKLFTMDWDRYDVLTPVMKTRVGPVGSQIAQFYAYYSFYIFKFVLDRLKHLKATETKQKLIDNATRFIRKMMPMYVRDFFMFPKFLLKTYDTYWNNKNKMILDGAKVEEALATSNTIVYDLGESKNPYYMIKESH, encoded by the coding sequence ATGCCATTCAAGGTTGTTCTCCTAAGACCGAGCAACAGGACAGGCAGCGCTTATATGACAAAGTGGGGATTTCTTCCTGCTCCCCTGGGACTCCTTGCACTTGCCGGTGAACTTCTGCGCATTCCTGGATGCACTGTTGAAATCATAGACATGGAAGGCGACAACCTGACCCTGGATCAGGCAGTAGAGAAGATATTGAAAATTCAACCGTCATTAGTCGGTATAACCCTGCATGCCACGGCGGCACACAACAATGCTGGCTATATTGCCAGAAAGATAAAGGAAGCTTTGCCTGAGACGGTACTGGTCGCCGGAGGCCACCATGCAACTTTCCTGCCAAACGAGATTCTACGATCAGGATTTGATATTTCCGTTCTAGGTGAGGGCGATGAGACAATATATGAGATAGGATTGGCTGTGAAAAATAACACAGGTTTTGACGACATCGATGGCATAGTGTTCAGGAGAGGTGGAAAATTTATAAGGACAAAACCCCGGAAGTTAATATCAGACCTTGACTCTCTGCCTATGCCTCCACTGGAACTGCTTGATAGCAAAAAGTATACCTTTAGCGTTTTCGGAGACACGGATAAGGTAATGTGCCTCGAAACATCGCGTGGATGCCCCTATGCATGTGATTTCTGTTCTGTGACACCGACATGGGGAAACAAATGGAGAAATAAGTCTAATGACAGAATTCTTGCAGAGATGAAAATGGCGAAGAAATTTGGTTACAACTGGATATTTTTCACTGATGACATTTTTGTGGTGTATCCGAACATAAAACAGCGTGATCATCTGTTCAACAGCATAATTGAGCAGAAAATTGACATGAAATGGATAGTGCAGATGAGGGCTGATGTGACATCAAGAAACCCGGAATTGATCGAGAAGGGTGCGAAGGCCGGCATGCAAATCTCCTTTTTGGGAGTTGAGTCCGGAAGTGAAGAGATCCTGAAAAAAATGCATAAGGGCGAGTTTACTCCACAGTCTGTTGAAGCGGTTAAATTACTCACGCGTAACGGCATCATAACGCTCATCGGAATGATGGTCGGAGCACCATACGAGAGATTCAGGGACATATTATCTACTGTGAAATTCTCAAGAAAACTTGCGGAGGCTGGTGCCGATGCCATACAGTTCTCTATATATACTCCTCTTCCGGGTACCAGGGTGTTCGATGACGCTCTGAGGAACCGAAAACTGTTTACAATGGACTGGGACAGGTATGATGTGCTGACTCCGGTAATGAAGACAAGAGTCGGACCGGTCGGAAGCCAGATTGCACAGTTCTATGCTTATTACAGCTTTTACATTTTCAAGTTTGTTCTCGATCGACTTAAACACTTGAAAGCTACAGAGACAAAACAGAAGCTTATCGACAATGCAACAAGATTCATCCGAAAGATGATGCCAATGTATGTCAGAGATTTCTTTATGTTTCCGAAATTCCTCCTAAAAACATATGATACATACTGGAATAACAAGAATAAGATGATCCTCGATGGCGCGAAAGTTGAGGA
- a CDS encoding G/T mismatches repair enzyme encodes MSRKVVERNIIEIYRRIKEQSPPHHFEFVDPFWVLITTMLSHRTKDEVTDAASRSLYNRYRNSKGLASASYDDVRSLISRVGFSKVKAQRVIDVAGIIEDKYGGKVPGDIEKLVELPGVGRKTANVVLADSFGIPAIAVDTHVQRIATRLGVTKSKNPEDTEHILEKIVPRELWLGFNPTLVEFGKKICRPIGPRCTICGISEFCDYYVKQKKR; translated from the coding sequence ATGAGCAGGAAAGTTGTAGAGCGTAACATAATTGAGATATATCGCAGGATCAAGGAGCAGAGCCCTCCGCATCATTTTGAATTCGTTGATCCTTTCTGGGTACTGATCACAACAATGCTCTCCCACAGGACAAAAGACGAGGTTACGGATGCGGCGTCCAGGTCACTTTACAACAGGTACAGGAATTCCAAGGGTCTTGCATCCGCCAGCTATGATGACGTAAGGAGCCTGATATCGAGGGTAGGATTTAGCAAAGTAAAGGCACAGAGGGTCATAGACGTTGCCGGAATAATCGAGGACAAATACGGCGGAAAAGTCCCGGGGGATATTGAAAAACTGGTCGAGTTGCCCGGAGTTGGAAGGAAGACAGCAAACGTTGTGCTGGCAGATTCATTCGGTATACCTGCCATAGCTGTCGATACCCATGTCCAGAGAATTGCTACCCGGCTTGGAGTGACAAAATCAAAGAACCCGGAGGATACTGAACATATTCTGGAGAAGATAGTTCCAAGGGAATTGTGGCTTGGATTCAACCCCACCCTTGTAGAGTTTGGAAAAAAAATCTGTCGTCCCATAGGACCCAGGTGCACAATTTGCGGCATTTCCGAATTTTGTGATTATTATGTCAAGCAGAAAAAGCGATGA